From Pseudomonas sp. B21-028, one genomic window encodes:
- a CDS encoding DotU family type IV/VI secretion system protein: protein MPDGSGGAVRGLHEAPLSSAFRQAWLKWFQEWQDLPKDNDSAALVSRVVEFSGRSAQRLWRVAFATVGDSATEQVKALVYAFVALVDETLLFTPWPGQLAWQQHPLESRMYSSRQAGERLPAAIKKLLDEQMPGTRDLANVYLQCLVLGFQGRLRGEPGQVQHEKWRAALFTFAWQHEPDYADVTQRLAMSAAAPPIRMPAQTSLPDGLRLGLAILAMVLLLTGLGQVFWRDIRSELEPVLQLNESVVQEQDS from the coding sequence ATGCCTGACGGAAGTGGCGGGGCGGTCCGGGGTCTGCATGAGGCGCCGCTGAGCAGCGCGTTTCGGCAGGCCTGGCTGAAATGGTTCCAGGAATGGCAGGACTTGCCCAAGGACAACGACTCCGCGGCCCTGGTCAGCCGGGTGGTGGAGTTTTCCGGACGTAGCGCCCAGCGCTTGTGGCGGGTGGCCTTTGCCACTGTCGGCGACTCGGCGACCGAGCAGGTCAAGGCGCTGGTCTATGCCTTCGTCGCCCTGGTGGACGAGACCTTGCTATTCACCCCTTGGCCGGGGCAACTGGCCTGGCAGCAACATCCCCTTGAATCACGCATGTATTCCAGCCGCCAGGCCGGCGAACGGCTGCCCGCGGCCATCAAGAAACTGCTGGATGAACAGATGCCCGGCACCCGGGACCTGGCGAACGTCTACCTGCAATGCCTGGTCCTCGGGTTTCAGGGACGGCTGCGCGGCGAGCCCGGCCAGGTCCAGCATGAAAAATGGCGCGCGGCGCTGTTCACCTTCGCCTGGCAGCATGAGCCGGACTATGCCGACGTCACCCAGCGCCTGGCGATGTCCGCGGCGGCACCGCCGATACGCATGCCGGCACAGACATCGCTGCCGGACGGATTGCGCCTGGGGCTGGCGATCCTGGCGATGGTGTTGTTGCTGACCGGACTGGGACAGGTGTTCTGGCGTGACATCCGCTCGGAGCTCGAACCGGTCTTGCAATTGAACGAATCGGTGGTTCAGGAGCAGGACTCATGA
- the tssA gene encoding type VI secretion system protein TssA, which produces MSVPISPLPELISQLLEPVSAESPCGQDLRYEPEYDQLRELRREDDTSLPTGVWQSQVKRAQWPELEKLATALLLERSKDLMISAWLGEAWLHLAGLEGLPGSLALVTGLCERYPEQLHPQAEEGDQSWRVIPLEWLARRYSEVLLTRVPLFNGRDSAFDGFCLDDWQRLQRQQVQANDSKNAKASAEAARSDQKKLTELIRGTPLSFWLHRQGSLMLSQQHLQRLEAWSDAYLGNLAPGYKSLQDVMQALLTLVEEFIAMYPQQPTVVPAQASPSAAPSPVQAQAGTAPAQVFQEPASREEAYRQLLVIAGYLSRTEPHSPVPYLIRRGVEWGNKPLSELLGELISADAESRRLWTLLGVL; this is translated from the coding sequence GTGAGCGTACCTATCTCCCCCTTGCCCGAGCTGATCAGCCAGTTGCTCGAACCGGTCAGCGCCGAATCGCCCTGCGGACAGGATCTGCGCTATGAACCGGAATACGATCAACTGCGGGAGTTGCGCCGGGAAGACGACACCAGCCTGCCCACCGGGGTGTGGCAGTCCCAGGTCAAGCGCGCGCAGTGGCCGGAGCTGGAAAAGCTCGCCACTGCGCTGCTGCTTGAGCGCAGCAAGGACCTGATGATCAGCGCCTGGCTGGGGGAGGCCTGGTTGCACCTGGCCGGGCTGGAGGGCTTGCCGGGCAGCCTGGCGCTGGTGACAGGCCTGTGTGAACGCTACCCCGAGCAGTTGCATCCCCAGGCCGAAGAGGGCGACCAGTCGTGGCGGGTGATCCCGCTGGAATGGCTGGCCCGGCGTTACAGTGAAGTGCTGTTGACGCGGGTGCCGCTGTTCAATGGTCGCGACTCGGCCTTCGACGGCTTCTGTCTGGACGATTGGCAACGCTTGCAGCGTCAGCAGGTGCAGGCCAACGACAGCAAGAACGCCAAGGCTTCGGCGGAGGCGGCGCGCAGCGATCAGAAGAAGCTCACTGAGCTGATTCGCGGCACGCCGTTGTCGTTCTGGCTCCATCGCCAGGGCAGCCTCATGTTGAGCCAGCAACACCTGCAACGGCTCGAAGCCTGGAGCGACGCCTACCTGGGCAACCTGGCCCCGGGCTACAAATCCCTGCAGGACGTGATGCAGGCCTTGCTGACGCTGGTAGAGGAGTTCATCGCGATGTATCCACAGCAACCCACCGTCGTGCCGGCGCAAGCATCACCTTCGGCCGCGCCGTCGCCTGTCCAGGCCCAGGCGGGCACAGCACCTGCCCAAGTCTTCCAGGAACCGGCCAGTCGCGAAGAGGCCTACCGGCAGTTGCTGGTCATCGCCGGCTACCTGTCGCGCACCGAACCCCACAGCCCGGTGCCTTACCTGATCCGGCGGGGCGTGGAGTGGGGCAACAAGCCGTTGAGCGAGTTGCTGGGAGAACTGATCAGCGCCGATGCCGAGTCCCGGCGGTTGTGGACGTTGCTGGGGGTTCTCTGA
- a CDS encoding type VI secretion protein IcmF/TssM N-terminal domain-containing protein: protein MNPLSIVAVVLLVIVVVLVIAALIWWLRTQGGAAIRSFYGAVRHMEQEQGTRDRYQIPWLLMLGNETDGAQLCTQWHLQPTDKAAWFGRWWSDAEGAVLVVPQALFLPDEGLNRQRGNWWRLLGLILRLRSRRPMDAVIWTVPFGRLDDIEHTTELSLKVRRCFIDLLQRFGLSLPVYVVITGMEELPGFQELVSALPAEARESTLGWSSPYSPDAAWQSHWSDQALDQVNAALSQSIIEIGALSGQLSGDLYGLPERFEGLRRAMQILLEPVFQGNAQGEAPRFRGVYFTATQAPTVTGDGYAASDKGLRQTVFARQLWARRFVAERGLAQPVPRLLRLRQRWHRLAGVVALVVGLVWLGGMLWIWHDSVEEAEALSQLILRTHKNYLVVDPDQPQLEPTRYNVQTYWNMLEKAPSWRYVAVVFPTSWFSSVDTQLEQGLRLTARHHWVLPLRDLLASDLEQLKTIRNTERRGNVESEDPAQWQSYVKAKDLVERAVRLEQQNQMFSQAVSNPKAPLDELVQLSNNALSLSLNTGTLSRARFYNRVLFDPHGMGAYGQDLQGLDLNAARTLIGDNFTGLMQRWLDHYFLADNFVRQAGYLKLHLQRLEAGSGNSLSELEDLMALVDDLQTLVNLTNAAWGRGKGQDLVPGYTQMMDKVSHSTLLGPELAQDLESQAAKLQQSFRDQWIVQTGSRDNLLVQQGSGLLVLQEHVTALDDAVKALFKRDFVALALQKDPSGGNSDAMGQGDGSDDFSVALNYFASYKSYTSEELPRIPPDYRDALIQAAESAAAQAMWLSLDESEEQLPGMGFNVQTNQAVAVQKAFMDVHRADLATRFQRLLNRRALAQIKSGLDEIEAQPLFSQRADIQRWDGSKNFGLQLYGASDPQGLKLSLNQQFDAMVQIAEQRMPALEWLIVQQDDLSALEHDRVSRFMAINDELLKYKSQNPASSAAQLEQLVSRDFNQMDTASCAQILQTSNLSGGRGDLAQRAVSLQQSALQRCLYLQQNQAATAWNDVANYFNQYLAGRFPFSQNLRASDADPARVRRLLELIDTRLPLAQAGLALSQTPERLAAEDFLNQLKQAGTWLGPLFVRDKSGILGVEMDVRWRTDRDEERGADQVIAWALNAGNQQISYPGDAQQNLRWMVGQPVRLTLRWARNGYQRPANDPLQPDLVVRDLEAGWEYQGPWSLLRLMRSLVSVQRQPNVDYTDFPLTLQLPVTGQMPAQSPAQAQLQARTTQQTLMFLRLSLMSQGSKLPLSVPPLPTQAPRSPFMATSSSPAIATREEGL, encoded by the coding sequence ATGAACCCCTTGAGCATCGTCGCCGTGGTGCTGCTGGTCATCGTCGTGGTGCTGGTGATCGCGGCGCTGATCTGGTGGCTGCGGACCCAGGGCGGCGCGGCGATTCGCAGTTTCTACGGGGCAGTCCGGCACATGGAGCAGGAGCAGGGCACCCGGGATCGCTACCAGATCCCCTGGCTGTTGATGCTCGGCAACGAAACCGACGGGGCCCAGTTGTGTACCCAGTGGCATTTGCAGCCGACGGACAAGGCCGCGTGGTTCGGGCGCTGGTGGTCGGATGCCGAGGGCGCGGTACTGGTGGTGCCCCAGGCATTGTTCCTGCCCGATGAAGGCTTGAACCGGCAACGGGGCAACTGGTGGCGGCTGTTGGGGCTGATCCTGCGGCTGCGCAGCCGACGACCGATGGACGCGGTGATCTGGACCGTGCCGTTCGGCAGGCTCGACGATATCGAGCACACCACCGAGCTGAGCCTCAAGGTGCGCCGCTGCTTCATCGACCTGCTGCAACGGTTCGGCCTCAGTCTGCCGGTGTACGTGGTGATTACCGGGATGGAAGAGTTGCCCGGGTTCCAGGAGCTGGTCAGCGCGCTGCCCGCCGAGGCCCGGGAATCGACACTGGGCTGGTCGTCACCGTACTCGCCCGACGCGGCGTGGCAGTCGCACTGGAGCGACCAGGCGCTGGATCAGGTCAACGCCGCGCTGTCGCAGTCGATCATCGAAATTGGCGCGCTTTCGGGGCAGTTGAGCGGCGATCTGTACGGCTTGCCGGAGCGCTTCGAGGGGTTGCGGCGGGCCATGCAGATCCTTCTGGAACCGGTGTTCCAGGGCAATGCCCAGGGCGAGGCGCCACGCTTTCGCGGCGTGTACTTCACCGCGACCCAGGCGCCGACTGTGACCGGGGACGGTTATGCCGCCAGCGACAAGGGCTTGCGTCAGACGGTGTTCGCCCGGCAATTGTGGGCGCGGCGTTTCGTCGCCGAACGCGGCTTGGCCCAGCCCGTGCCGCGCCTGTTGCGTTTGCGCCAGCGCTGGCATCGGCTGGCCGGCGTGGTTGCGCTGGTGGTCGGGCTGGTCTGGTTGGGGGGCATGCTCTGGATCTGGCACGATTCGGTGGAAGAGGCCGAGGCGTTGTCGCAGTTGATCCTGCGCACCCATAAGAATTACCTGGTGGTCGACCCTGACCAACCGCAGTTGGAGCCTACCCGTTACAACGTGCAGACCTATTGGAACATGCTGGAGAAAGCTCCGAGCTGGCGCTACGTCGCGGTGGTGTTTCCCACCTCGTGGTTCTCCTCCGTGGATACTCAGCTGGAGCAAGGCTTGCGCCTGACCGCCCGGCACCACTGGGTTTTGCCCCTGCGCGACCTGCTGGCGTCGGACCTGGAACAGCTCAAGACCATCCGCAACACCGAGCGGCGGGGCAACGTGGAAAGCGAAGACCCGGCGCAATGGCAGAGCTACGTGAAGGCCAAGGACCTGGTGGAGCGTGCGGTGCGCCTCGAACAACAGAACCAGATGTTCAGCCAGGCGGTGAGCAACCCCAAGGCACCGCTGGATGAACTGGTGCAATTGAGCAACAACGCCCTCTCGCTGAGCCTCAATACCGGCACGTTGAGCCGGGCGCGGTTCTACAACCGGGTGCTGTTCGACCCGCATGGCATGGGGGCGTACGGACAGGACTTGCAGGGGCTGGACCTGAACGCGGCGCGTACGTTGATCGGCGATAATTTCACCGGCCTGATGCAGCGTTGGCTCGATCATTACTTCCTGGCCGACAACTTCGTGCGTCAGGCCGGTTATCTCAAGCTGCACCTGCAACGGTTGGAGGCGGGAAGCGGTAACTCGCTGAGCGAGCTGGAAGACCTGATGGCACTGGTCGACGACTTGCAGACCCTGGTCAACCTGACCAACGCAGCCTGGGGGCGGGGCAAGGGCCAGGACCTGGTGCCCGGTTACACCCAGATGATGGACAAAGTCAGCCACAGCACCTTGCTCGGGCCGGAGCTTGCCCAGGACCTGGAAAGCCAGGCGGCGAAGCTGCAACAGAGCTTTCGCGACCAGTGGATCGTCCAGACCGGTTCCCGGGACAACCTGCTGGTCCAGCAGGGCAGTGGCTTGCTGGTGTTGCAGGAGCATGTCACGGCCCTGGATGACGCGGTGAAAGCCTTGTTCAAGCGTGACTTCGTGGCGTTGGCCCTGCAGAAGGATCCCTCTGGCGGTAACTCCGATGCCATGGGGCAAGGCGACGGCAGCGACGATTTCAGCGTCGCCCTGAACTATTTCGCCAGCTACAAGAGCTATACCAGCGAGGAACTGCCGCGCATCCCGCCGGACTACCGCGACGCCCTGATCCAGGCAGCTGAAAGTGCCGCCGCCCAGGCGATGTGGCTGAGCCTGGATGAAAGCGAGGAACAGTTGCCAGGCATGGGCTTCAATGTCCAGACCAACCAGGCCGTCGCGGTGCAAAAGGCGTTCATGGACGTGCACCGTGCCGACCTGGCGACGCGGTTCCAGCGCCTGCTCAACCGTCGCGCCCTGGCGCAGATCAAGAGTGGCCTGGACGAAATCGAAGCCCAGCCCCTGTTCAGCCAGCGAGCCGATATCCAGCGCTGGGACGGTTCGAAGAATTTCGGTTTGCAGCTCTACGGGGCCAGCGATCCACAAGGTCTGAAACTGAGCCTGAACCAGCAGTTCGACGCCATGGTACAGATCGCCGAGCAACGCATGCCGGCCCTGGAATGGTTGATCGTCCAGCAGGACGACCTCTCGGCCCTGGAGCACGACCGGGTGTCGCGGTTCATGGCGATCAACGACGAGTTGCTCAAATACAAGAGCCAGAACCCGGCCAGTTCGGCGGCGCAACTGGAACAGTTGGTGAGCCGGGACTTCAACCAGATGGACACCGCCTCCTGCGCGCAGATCCTGCAGACCTCCAACCTGTCCGGTGGTCGTGGCGACCTGGCCCAGCGTGCCGTGAGCTTGCAGCAGAGTGCGCTGCAACGCTGCCTGTACCTGCAACAGAATCAGGCGGCGACGGCCTGGAACGACGTGGCCAACTATTTCAATCAATACCTGGCCGGGCGCTTTCCGTTTTCCCAAAACCTGCGGGCCAGTGACGCCGATCCGGCGCGGGTGCGGCGTTTGCTGGAATTGATCGATACACGCCTGCCCCTGGCCCAGGCTGGGCTGGCGCTGAGCCAGACACCGGAGCGCCTGGCCGCCGAGGATTTTCTCAACCAATTGAAACAGGCCGGTACCTGGCTGGGGCCGCTGTTCGTGCGCGACAAGAGCGGCATTCTCGGCGTGGAAATGGACGTGCGCTGGCGCACCGACCGCGACGAGGAGCGTGGCGCCGACCAGGTGATCGCCTGGGCACTGAACGCCGGCAACCAACAGATCAGCTACCCCGGCGACGCCCAGCAGAACCTGCGCTGGATGGTCGGGCAGCCCGTGCGGTTGACCTTGCGCTGGGCCCGCAACGGTTACCAGCGACCGGCCAACGATCCGTTGCAGCCGGACCTGGTGGTGCGTGATCTGGAGGCCGGCTGGGAATACCAGGGTCCATGGTCGTTGCTGCGCCTGATGCGCTCGCTGGTGTCGGTGCAACGCCAGCCGAATGTCGACTACACCGATTTCCCGCTGACCCTGCAACTGCCGGTAACCGGCCAGATGCCAGCCCAGAGCCCGGCCCAGGCCCAGCTCCAGGCCCGCACGACGCAGCAGACGTTGATGTTCCTGCGCCTGTCGTTGATGAGCCAGGGTTCGAAGCTGCCGCTGTCGGTGCCGCCGCTGCCGACCCAGGCACCCCGTTCACCTTTCATGGCGACCTCGTCGAGCCCCGCCATCGCCACCCGTGAGGAGGGCCTGTGA
- a CDS encoding type VI secretion protein translates to MRGFFYGFFFSLALSGCSFFAPSVDLNSLTLDVAPGANDDTPIAVDFIAVNDPDLLKQLSAITARQWFAEREQFQRDYRQLMSVWGLELVPGQFIDRQPFPLEGRRAAGLLVFASYNTPGAHRLRLDDQRKAWLKFDSREMSLVDDGQLNASQP, encoded by the coding sequence TTGCGTGGGTTTTTTTATGGATTTTTTTTCAGCCTGGCGCTCAGCGGTTGTTCGTTCTTTGCGCCCAGCGTCGACCTGAACAGCCTGACCCTCGACGTCGCGCCCGGCGCCAACGACGACACGCCCATCGCCGTGGATTTCATCGCGGTAAACGATCCTGACCTGCTCAAGCAACTGTCAGCGATCACCGCCCGCCAGTGGTTCGCCGAGCGCGAACAATTCCAGCGCGACTATCGTCAACTCATGTCGGTATGGGGGCTGGAGCTGGTCCCGGGGCAGTTCATCGACCGCCAACCCTTCCCGTTGGAGGGCCGGCGGGCCGCTGGACTTTTGGTCTTCGCCAGCTATAACACTCCCGGAGCCCACCGGCTCCGGCTGGACGATCAGCGCAAGGCCTGGCTGAAGTTCGACAGTCGCGAGATGAGCCTCGTCGACGATGGCCAGCTCAATGCCAGTCAGCCTTGA
- the tssK gene encoding type VI secretion system baseplate subunit TssK, whose protein sequence is MSLLPDAVCWHEGMQLLPQHFQLQGLRAEALAAHVAAACNPWFWGVGQLEVDPSALSAGQVRLLQLQGTLPDGLPVNLQAGVGPTLELDITEAVNKTDDATVTVYLAISPLWRAGQLLPLKGRLQSVVGDALPDLTSGEFPESITVWRPNPRLCTQLSKADSICLPLLRIRKEGGGFLRMPYTPPTPVLLPESVLGRRVAGLCARAREKCLFLAGRLRQAQAAGNQDDALEIRRQMTALWARLPEVEGSLNTRVATPQALYGLLLGLAGAWSALDPLAGVPAFAPLDFLELQRGYEPLLDWLDTTLELVRAGYRSLAFERDEQVFSIQLPDDQPSQRLVIGLRMPNGASEQAAADWLRGAIIASAPHVPLLSRQRMSGLPHQAMSRNEQVAYSVGDDTRLFVVAASGQWFDGQLPLHIVAPASTQASSPWQVVLFVPQVGESA, encoded by the coding sequence ATGAGTCTGTTACCTGACGCGGTGTGCTGGCATGAGGGCATGCAGTTGTTGCCCCAGCATTTTCAACTGCAGGGGCTGCGCGCCGAGGCCCTGGCCGCCCATGTCGCGGCCGCCTGCAATCCCTGGTTCTGGGGTGTCGGCCAACTGGAGGTCGACCCTTCGGCCCTCAGCGCCGGGCAGGTGCGGTTGCTGCAGCTGCAGGGCACCTTGCCGGACGGCTTGCCGGTCAATCTCCAGGCCGGTGTCGGGCCGACCCTGGAGCTGGACATCACCGAGGCGGTCAACAAGACCGACGATGCTACCGTCACCGTCTACCTGGCGATCAGCCCGCTCTGGCGCGCCGGGCAATTGCTGCCGCTCAAGGGGCGCCTGCAATCGGTGGTCGGCGATGCGCTGCCGGACCTCACCAGTGGCGAGTTTCCCGAATCGATCACCGTCTGGCGTCCGAACCCGCGGCTGTGCACGCAACTGAGCAAGGCCGATTCGATCTGCCTGCCGCTGCTGCGCATTCGCAAGGAAGGCGGCGGCTTTCTGCGGATGCCCTATACGCCGCCCACGCCGGTGTTGTTACCCGAATCGGTGCTCGGTCGGCGGGTGGCCGGGCTGTGTGCCCGGGCCCGGGAAAAGTGCCTGTTCCTCGCCGGTCGGTTGCGCCAGGCCCAGGCGGCCGGCAACCAGGACGATGCGCTGGAGATCCGCCGGCAGATGACCGCCTTGTGGGCGCGCCTGCCGGAAGTCGAAGGCAGCCTGAACACGCGGGTGGCCACCCCCCAGGCGTTGTACGGTTTGTTGCTGGGGCTGGCAGGTGCCTGGTCGGCCCTCGATCCGCTGGCCGGTGTACCGGCATTTGCACCGCTGGATTTCCTCGAGTTGCAACGCGGTTACGAACCGCTGCTCGACTGGCTCGACACCACCCTGGAGCTGGTCCGCGCCGGTTATCGCAGCCTGGCTTTCGAGCGCGATGAGCAGGTTTTCTCCATCCAGCTGCCCGATGACCAGCCGAGCCAGCGCCTGGTGATCGGCCTGCGCATGCCCAACGGCGCCAGCGAGCAGGCGGCGGCCGATTGGTTGCGCGGTGCGATCATCGCCTCCGCGCCGCACGTCCCGCTGTTGAGCCGGCAGCGCATGAGCGGGCTGCCCCATCAGGCCATGAGCCGCAACGAGCAGGTGGCCTACAGCGTGGGCGACGACACCCGGTTGTTCGTGGTGGCCGCCAGCGGCCAGTGGTTCGACGGGCAACTGCCCTTGCACATCGTGGCGCCGGCCTCGACCCAGGCCAGCAGCCCGTGGCAAGTGGTGTTGTTTGTCCCGCAAGTCGGTGAAAGTGCCTGA
- the tssB gene encoding type VI secretion system contractile sheath small subunit, translated as MAESTQHKLDRVRPPRVQITYDVEIGNAIEKKELPLVVGILADLSGKPLDPLPKLNERRFTEIDRDNFNEVLASISPRATLQVNNTLSGDDSKLNIELNFRHIDDFDPVKVVEQVTPLRRLFEARQRLRDLLTKLDGNDDLDKLLRDVIANTEGLQEIKSARPQDTPQELPTVAANDDPAPAEPQA; from the coding sequence ATGGCAGAAAGTACCCAGCACAAGCTCGACAGAGTCCGCCCCCCCCGCGTCCAGATCACCTACGACGTGGAAATCGGCAACGCCATCGAAAAGAAAGAATTGCCACTGGTCGTCGGCATTCTGGCCGATCTCTCGGGCAAGCCACTGGACCCGCTGCCCAAGCTCAACGAGCGGCGCTTCACGGAAATCGATCGCGACAATTTCAACGAGGTGCTCGCCTCTATCTCCCCCCGCGCCACGCTCCAGGTGAACAACACCCTCAGCGGCGACGACAGCAAGCTCAACATCGAACTCAACTTCCGCCACATCGATGACTTCGACCCGGTCAAGGTCGTGGAGCAGGTCACGCCGTTGCGCCGTCTGTTCGAAGCCCGCCAGCGTCTGCGCGACCTGTTGACCAAGCTCGACGGCAACGATGACCTGGACAAACTGCTGCGCGACGTGATCGCCAACACCGAAGGCCTGCAAGAGATCAAGTCGGCCCGGCCCCAGGACACACCGCAGGAGCTGCCGACCGTGGCCGCCAACGATGATCCGGCCCCGGCCGAACCACAGGCCTGA
- the tssC gene encoding type VI secretion system contractile sheath large subunit, translating to MPASSSTQTSESTTQTLSLLDKIIAEGRMAHDDSQQDYARDMLAEFATQVLDEGMAIDKDTVAMINDRISQIDQLISAQLNEVLHHPDLQKLEASWRGLHLLVQNTETSTRLKLRLLNVTQKELQNDLEKAVEFDQSALFKKIYEEEYGTFGGHPFSLLVGDYTFGRHPQDIGLLEKLSNVAAAAHAPFIAAASPRLFDMTSFTELAVPRDLSKIFESQELIKWRSFRESEDSRYVSLVLPHFLLRLPYGPDTRPVEGINYVEDVNGTDHSKYLWGNAAWALSQRITEAFAKYGWCAAIRGAEGGGAVEGLPAHTFRTSSGDLSLKCPTEVAITDRREKELNDLGFIALCHKKNSDIAVFFGGQTTNRARVYNTNEANANARISAMLPYVLAASRFAHYLKVIMRDKVGSFMTRDNVQTYLNNWIADYVLINDNAPQEIKAQYPLREARVDVTEVAGKPGAYNATVFLRPHFQLEELTASIRLVATLPPPVAA from the coding sequence ATGCCTGCTTCATCCAGCACTCAAACCAGCGAGAGCACGACCCAGACCCTGTCCCTGCTGGACAAGATCATCGCCGAAGGCCGTATGGCCCATGACGACAGCCAGCAGGATTACGCCCGCGACATGCTGGCCGAATTTGCCACCCAGGTCCTTGACGAAGGCATGGCCATCGACAAGGACACCGTGGCAATGATCAACGACCGCATCAGCCAGATCGACCAGCTGATCAGCGCCCAGCTCAACGAAGTGCTGCACCACCCCGACCTGCAGAAACTCGAAGCGTCCTGGCGCGGCCTGCACCTGCTGGTGCAGAACACCGAAACCAGCACGCGGCTCAAATTGCGCCTGCTCAACGTCACCCAGAAAGAGCTGCAGAACGACCTGGAGAAAGCCGTCGAATTCGACCAGAGCGCGCTGTTCAAGAAAATCTACGAGGAAGAATACGGCACCTTCGGCGGGCACCCGTTCAGCCTGCTGGTGGGCGACTACACCTTCGGCCGGCACCCGCAGGACATTGGCCTGCTGGAGAAACTTTCGAACGTCGCCGCCGCGGCCCATGCCCCATTCATTGCCGCCGCCAGCCCGCGCCTGTTCGACATGACCAGCTTCACCGAACTGGCGGTGCCCCGGGACCTGTCGAAGATTTTCGAGAGCCAGGAGCTGATCAAGTGGCGCTCGTTCCGTGAAAGCGAAGACTCGCGCTACGTGTCCCTGGTGCTGCCGCACTTCCTCCTGCGCCTGCCCTACGGCCCGGATACCCGGCCAGTGGAAGGCATCAACTACGTCGAGGACGTCAACGGCACCGACCACAGCAAGTACCTGTGGGGCAACGCGGCCTGGGCGCTGTCGCAGCGCATCACCGAAGCCTTCGCCAAATATGGCTGGTGCGCGGCGATCCGGGGTGCCGAGGGTGGCGGCGCGGTGGAAGGCCTGCCGGCCCATACCTTCCGCACCAGTTCCGGCGACCTGTCGCTCAAGTGCCCGACCGAAGTGGCGATCACCGACCGCCGCGAGAAAGAACTCAACGACCTGGGCTTCATCGCCCTGTGCCACAAGAAGAACAGCGACATCGCAGTGTTCTTCGGCGGCCAGACCACCAACCGGGCCAGGGTCTACAACACCAACGAGGCCAACGCCAACGCACGGATCTCGGCGATGTTGCCCTACGTGCTCGCGGCCTCGCGTTTCGCTCACTACCTGAAGGTGATCATGCGCGACAAGGTCGGCAGCTTCATGACCCGCGACAACGTGCAGACCTACCTCAACAACTGGATCGCCGACTACGTGCTGATCAATGACAACGCGCCCCAGGAGATCAAGGCGCAGTACCCGTTGCGCGAGGCCCGGGTGGACGTGACGGAAGTGGCCGGCAAACCCGGGGCCTACAACGCCACGGTGTTCCTGCGACCACATTTCCAACTAGAGGAGCTGACCGCCTCGATCCGCCTGGTGGCGACCCTGCCGCCACCGGTTGCGGCCTGA
- a CDS encoding 2-hydroxyacid dehydrogenase, with protein MTATVLVLVETVNDYLPILERQGYHLELAPTPAERKAAIFDHGERFNAVLTRGPLGLTADEMAALPNLQIICVIGAGYEQVDLQAARNRGIVVTNGAGVNASSVADHAMALLLALVRDIPRADACIRRGEWTKVMRPSLAGKRLGLLGLGAVGMAIAKRAALGFDMSVSYHSRRVRNDVPYTFCATPTELARVSDFLIVATPGGLDTRRLINKQALDALGPKGFLVNIARASVVATDELINALEHRRIAGAALDVFDHEPEVPDALKHLPNVVLTPHVAGLSPESTRATVELVGQNLNAFFSGKPVLTPVPMPEPN; from the coding sequence ATGACCGCAACCGTCCTGGTACTGGTTGAAACCGTCAACGACTACCTGCCGATCCTCGAACGCCAGGGTTATCACCTGGAACTGGCGCCCACGCCGGCCGAGCGCAAGGCGGCGATTTTCGACCATGGCGAGCGGTTCAATGCGGTGCTGACCCGCGGCCCCCTGGGCCTGACGGCCGACGAAATGGCCGCCCTGCCCAACCTGCAGATCATCTGCGTGATCGGTGCCGGCTACGAGCAGGTGGACCTCCAGGCTGCCCGCAACCGCGGCATCGTGGTCACCAACGGTGCCGGGGTCAACGCGTCGTCGGTGGCCGACCACGCCATGGCGCTGCTGCTGGCGCTGGTGCGCGACATCCCCCGGGCCGACGCCTGCATACGCCGGGGGGAATGGACCAAGGTCATGCGCCCTTCCCTGGCCGGCAAACGGTTGGGGCTGCTGGGTCTTGGCGCGGTGGGCATGGCGATTGCCAAACGCGCGGCCCTGGGCTTCGACATGAGCGTCAGCTACCACAGCCGACGGGTGCGCAACGATGTGCCCTACACCTTCTGCGCCACGCCCACGGAGCTGGCCCGGGTGTCGGACTTCCTGATCGTTGCCACTCCCGGGGGGCTCGACACCCGGCGATTGATCAACAAACAGGCCCTCGATGCCCTGGGCCCCAAGGGCTTCCTGGTGAATATCGCCCGGGCCAGCGTGGTCGCCACCGACGAACTGATCAACGCCCTGGAACATCGACGCATTGCCGGAGCGGCCCTGGACGTATTCGATCATGAACCCGAAGTGCCCGACGCCCTGAAGCACTTGCCCAATGTGGTCCTGACACCCCACGTCGCCGGCCTGTCGCCAGAATCGACCCGAGCCACGGTGGAACTGGTGGGCCAGAACCTGAATGCGTTCTTTTCCGGCAAACCGGTGCTGACGCCGGTGCCAATGCCGGAGCCGAATTGA